A stretch of Comamonadaceae bacterium M7527 DNA encodes these proteins:
- the ssb gene encoding single-stranded DNA-binding protein, which produces MASVNKVILIGNCGRDPEVRYMPSGQAVANVSIATSSRRKDRSSGEMIEDTQWHRVTFYERLAEIAGEYVKKGRPIYVEGRLKYGKYTDQSGVEKNTVDIIATELQLLGGREGLGDGGGMSGGGQAISQGGSQGGGYGGATPRAQAPAQRAPAPAPQPAARPAATGFDDMDDDIPF; this is translated from the coding sequence ATGGCATCGGTTAACAAAGTCATTCTTATTGGTAATTGCGGGCGTGACCCAGAGGTGCGCTACATGCCATCAGGTCAGGCCGTTGCCAACGTGAGCATTGCCACGTCAAGCCGTCGCAAAGACCGCAGCAGCGGCGAAATGATTGAAGACACCCAGTGGCACCGCGTGACTTTTTACGAGCGCCTGGCAGAAATCGCCGGTGAGTACGTTAAAAAAGGCCGCCCAATTTACGTGGAGGGCCGCTTGAAATACGGCAAGTACACAGATCAGTCAGGCGTTGAGAAAAATACCGTGGACATCATTGCAACCGAGTTGCAATTGTTGGGTGGGCGTGAAGGTTTGGGTGATGGCGGTGGCATGTCCGGAGGCGGCCAAGCCATCTCTCAAGGTGGCTCACAGGGCGGTGGTTATGGCGGTGCTACACCGCGCGCACAAGCGCCAGCACAGCGCGCGCCAGCGCCCGCACCACAACCGGCAGCACGCCCAGCAGCCACTGGCTTTGATGATATGGACGACGATATTCCGTTTTAA
- a CDS encoding uracil-DNA glycosylase gives MSEPRPTTLDPAPPGSDGVPTPVLTESLRLDRRARAMLKAMGIQWFWPNSSEAAPAQRADVPAPIAPAAAQSVSQTPADASPIAGVSRPSVAPAPEPETAPPAAVEQLLRPAVSVFNTLWDELPASIDACQVCKLCEGSTARVAGWGSSSAKWLFVVESLAPSDQGQQPVNGDEWELLQAMWRAMKLTPDDVYLTSLTKCRPLPGVLGGPTEAKACVAYVQRQIALLQPHMVVAMGQPVAQALLAQSAQQFAALGQWRSQLHSYRPADHAATPVAVTYPLASLLRNPIDKGKVWADLCMAMVHVQASATVRVPGSGQ, from the coding sequence ATGTCCGAGCCACGCCCAACCACGCTTGATCCCGCGCCACCTGGCAGCGACGGCGTGCCCACGCCCGTACTGACCGAAAGCCTGCGCTTGGACAGGCGCGCGCGCGCCATGCTGAAAGCCATGGGTATTCAGTGGTTTTGGCCCAACTCGTCGGAGGCTGCCCCGGCCCAGCGAGCGGATGTGCCGGCACCAATTGCGCCAGCAGCTGCCCAGTCGGTTTCACAAACGCCAGCAGACGCAAGCCCCATCGCTGGTGTGAGCAGGCCATCTGTTGCCCCTGCGCCTGAACCTGAGACCGCGCCACCAGCAGCGGTTGAGCAGTTGTTGCGCCCAGCTGTGAGTGTGTTCAATACGCTGTGGGACGAGCTGCCAGCCAGTATTGATGCCTGCCAAGTTTGCAAGCTGTGCGAAGGCAGCACCGCGCGTGTCGCAGGCTGGGGCAGCAGCAGCGCCAAGTGGTTGTTTGTGGTGGAAAGCCTGGCCCCGTCTGACCAAGGTCAACAACCTGTTAACGGTGACGAATGGGAGTTGTTGCAAGCCATGTGGCGCGCTATGAAGCTGACGCCAGACGACGTTTATCTGACAAGTCTGACCAAATGTCGCCCACTGCCAGGCGTATTGGGCGGACCAACTGAGGCAAAAGCCTGTGTGGCCTATGTACAACGACAAATTGCCTTGTTACAGCCGCACATGGTGGTTGCCATGGGCCAGCCTGTGGCACAAGCCTTATTGGCGCAGTCTGCGCAGCAGTTTGCAGCGCTGGGCCAGTGGCGCAGCCAACTGCACAGCTATCGACCGGCCGACCATGCAGCCACGCCGGTAGCGGTGACTTACCCGCTGGCTTCTTTGCTGCGCAACCCCATAGACAAAGGCAAGGTGTGGGCTGACTTGTGTATGGCCATGGTGCATGTTCAAGCAAGCGCGACAGTGCGTGTGCCCGGAAGTGGCCAATAA
- the uvrA gene encoding excinuclease ABC subunit UvrA: MAAGADVLSVRGARTHNLKNIDIDIPKHELVVITGLSGSGKSSLAFDTLYAEGQRRYVESLSAYARQFLHLMDKPDVDLIEGLSPAIAIEQKATSHNPRSTVGTVTEIHDYLRLLFARAGTPHCPDHDLPLQAQSVSQMVDAVLALPEDTKIMILAPVAREKKGEFVDLFALMQAKGYVRFRIDGQVVEAEHLPALEKAKKHDIDVVVDRIKVRPDMQQRLAESFEAALAIADGRALALEMNTNKAHMFSAKFACPVCTYSLGELEPRLFSFNSPMGACQSCGGLGHADVFDHERVVAFPSLSLASGAIKGWDRRNPYYFAILESLAKHYKFDIDTPFEELDEAVQQAILFGSGDEVIRFHYVMGSGESAGKKVAKQHAFEGIIPNFERRLKETESNAVREELGRYRSTKPCADCGGTRLRREARHVFIGEGEQRRAIFDISHVTLGEAQGYFTSLIMRGSKADIADKVVREIGSRLKFLNDVGLNYLSLERSADTLSGGEAQRIRLASQIGSGLTGVMYVLDEPSIGLHQRDNDRLIGTLKHLRNLGNTVLVVEHDEDMIRDADYVIDMGPGAGVHGGQVMAQGKPAEVASNPNSLTGQYLSGTRSIAVPQQRLSRTDRDAITVVNATGNNLKGVTVEFPLGLLTCVTGVSGSGKSTLVNETLYASLAKHLYRAHDEPAACDEVLGLDLVDKVINVDQSPIGRTPRSNPATYTGMFTAIRELMTETNTARERGYGPGRFSFNVAGGRCEACQGDGMVKVEMHFLPDVYVPCDVCHGKRYNRETLEVLYKGKNIADVLNMTVEQAAEFFSAVPTIARKLQTLLDVGLSYIRLGQSATTLSGGEAQRVKLALELSKRDTGRTIYILDEPTTGLHFADIELLLTVLNQLREAGNTIVVIEHNLDVIKTADWVIDIGPEGGAGGGQVVAQGTPEDVARVEFSFTGRYLGRLLPG, from the coding sequence ATGGCTGCTGGTGCAGACGTTTTAAGTGTGCGCGGCGCACGCACGCACAACCTTAAAAACATTGACATAGACATTCCCAAACACGAGCTGGTGGTAATCACCGGCTTGAGCGGCTCAGGCAAATCCAGCCTCGCATTTGACACGCTGTACGCCGAAGGCCAGCGCCGCTACGTAGAGAGCTTGTCGGCCTACGCGCGCCAGTTTTTGCACCTCATGGACAAGCCAGACGTTGACTTGATTGAAGGCTTGTCACCGGCCATTGCTATTGAGCAAAAAGCCACCAGCCACAACCCACGCTCAACGGTGGGTACGGTCACGGAAATACACGATTACTTGCGCTTGCTATTTGCCCGCGCAGGCACGCCACATTGCCCAGACCACGATTTGCCGCTGCAAGCGCAAAGCGTAAGCCAAATGGTGGATGCTGTACTGGCCTTGCCCGAAGACACCAAGATCATGATCTTGGCACCGGTGGCGCGCGAGAAAAAAGGCGAGTTTGTAGATTTATTTGCGCTGATGCAAGCCAAGGGCTACGTGCGCTTTCGCATTGATGGGCAAGTGGTTGAGGCCGAGCACTTGCCCGCACTTGAAAAAGCCAAGAAACACGACATCGACGTGGTGGTCGACCGCATCAAAGTACGCCCAGACATGCAGCAGCGCTTGGCCGAGAGCTTTGAAGCTGCGCTCGCTATTGCAGATGGACGAGCGCTGGCGCTTGAGATGAACACCAACAAGGCTCACATGTTCAGCGCCAAGTTTGCCTGCCCTGTGTGCACCTACTCCTTGGGCGAACTGGAGCCACGACTATTTTCTTTTAACTCACCCATGGGTGCTTGCCAAAGCTGCGGCGGCCTGGGGCATGCCGACGTGTTTGACCACGAGCGCGTGGTGGCCTTCCCAAGCCTGAGCTTGGCCAGTGGTGCCATCAAAGGTTGGGACAGGCGCAACCCTTACTACTTTGCCATTTTGGAGTCGCTGGCCAAACACTACAAGTTTGATATAGACACGCCATTTGAAGAACTGGATGAGGCCGTGCAGCAGGCCATTTTGTTTGGCTCTGGCGATGAAGTGATTCGCTTTCACTACGTCATGGGCTCTGGCGAAAGCGCTGGCAAAAAAGTGGCCAAGCAACATGCATTCGAGGGCATTATTCCCAACTTTGAGCGCCGCTTAAAAGAGACAGAATCTAATGCGGTGCGCGAAGAGCTGGGTCGTTACCGATCAACCAAACCCTGCGCAGACTGCGGCGGCACCAGACTGCGCCGTGAAGCACGTCATGTCTTTATTGGCGAAGGCGAGCAACGCCGCGCTATTTTTGACATCAGTCACGTGACATTGGGTGAGGCGCAAGGCTACTTCACCAGCCTCATCATGCGCGGCTCCAAAGCAGACATTGCCGACAAAGTGGTACGGGAAATTGGCTCGCGTCTCAAGTTCTTAAACGACGTGGGTCTGAACTACCTAAGCCTGGAGCGCAGTGCGGACACCCTGTCTGGCGGTGAAGCGCAACGCATTCGCCTGGCCAGCCAAATTGGCTCGGGTCTCACTGGCGTGATGTACGTACTGGACGAGCCCAGCATTGGTCTGCACCAACGCGACAACGACAGACTCATTGGCACGCTCAAGCATTTGCGCAACTTGGGCAACACCGTGCTGGTGGTTGAGCACGATGAAGACATGATTCGCGACGCCGACTATGTGATTGACATGGGTCCAGGCGCTGGCGTGCACGGCGGCCAAGTCATGGCCCAGGGCAAACCCGCCGAGGTAGCGAGCAACCCCAACTCGCTCACAGGCCAGTACCTAAGCGGCACACGCAGTATCGCCGTGCCACAACAGCGTCTTAGCCGCACTGATCGCGACGCCATTACCGTGGTCAACGCCACCGGCAACAACCTCAAAGGCGTCACGGTCGAGTTTCCGCTGGGCCTGCTCACGTGCGTGACTGGCGTGTCGGGTTCTGGCAAATCCACGCTGGTCAATGAGACGCTTTACGCCAGCCTGGCCAAGCATTTGTACCGCGCCCACGACGAGCCCGCCGCTTGCGACGAGGTACTAGGTCTTGATCTGGTAGACAAGGTCATCAACGTAGACCAGTCGCCCATTGGTCGCACACCGCGCAGCAACCCGGCCACTTACACCGGCATGTTTACAGCCATACGTGAGCTGATGACAGAGACCAACACCGCGCGTGAGCGTGGCTATGGCCCTGGGCGCTTCTCGTTCAACGTGGCAGGCGGACGCTGCGAAGCCTGCCAAGGCGATGGCATGGTGAAAGTGGAAATGCACTTTTTGCCAGATGTTTACGTGCCCTGCGACGTGTGCCACGGCAAGCGTTACAACCGCGAGACCCTAGAGGTGTTGTACAAAGGCAAGAACATTGCCGACGTACTCAACATGACGGTAGAGCAAGCGGCCGAGTTTTTCAGTGCCGTGCCGACCATCGCGCGCAAGCTGCAAACCTTGCTGGATGTGGGTTTGAGCTACATACGCTTGGGCCAGAGCGCCACCACCTTGTCTGGCGGCGAAGCGCAGCGCGTCAAGCTGGCCCTTGAGCTGTCCAAGCGCGACACGGGTCGCACCATTTACATACTGGACGAACCCACTACGGGCTTGCACTTTGCAGACATTGAACTGCTACTCACAGTACTAAACCAACTGCGTGAAGCGGGCAACACCATAGTCGTGATTGAGCACAACCTAGACGTTATCAAAACCGCCGACTGGGTCATAGACATTGGCCCAGAAGGCGGCGCAGGCGGCGGTCAAGTTGTCGCGCAAGGTACGCCGGAAGACGTGGCCAGGGTAGAGTTCAGCTTTACTGGACGGTACCTGGGCAGGTTGTTGCCAGGCTAG
- the pyrF gene encoding orotidine-5'-phosphate decarboxylase — protein sequence MTFTQLLSAAQRTNNSLLCVGLDPDLAKMPAHLQGKPDAVFEFCKAIVDATADVACSFKPQIAYFAAMGAEATLERLMAYMRERAPNVPVILDAKRGDIGSTAQQYAREAFERYGAHAVTLSPFMGRDSVEPYLAYADKGVFLLCRTSNPGGSDLQNQRLADVPGQPKLFEHLARLAQTEWNTNGQVGLVVGATFPAEIARVRELAPTVPLLIPGVGAQGGDAYATVKAGSTANGMAVINSSRAILYASSGTDFAQAARTVALSTRDLLNTATAV from the coding sequence ATGACATTTACCCAACTGCTAAGCGCGGCGCAGCGCACCAATAACTCTTTGTTGTGTGTGGGCCTGGACCCAGACCTGGCCAAAATGCCCGCTCACTTGCAAGGCAAGCCGGACGCAGTGTTTGAGTTTTGCAAGGCCATTGTGGATGCGACCGCAGATGTGGCGTGTAGCTTCAAGCCGCAAATTGCCTACTTTGCAGCCATGGGTGCCGAGGCGACGCTGGAGCGCCTCATGGCCTACATGCGCGAGCGCGCACCCAATGTGCCGGTCATTTTGGATGCCAAGCGTGGCGATATTGGCAGTACGGCGCAGCAATACGCGCGTGAGGCGTTTGAGCGCTACGGTGCGCACGCAGTGACCTTGTCGCCTTTTATGGGGCGAGACTCCGTAGAGCCTTATCTTGCGTATGCCGACAAAGGCGTGTTTTTGCTGTGCCGCACCAGCAATCCCGGCGGCAGTGACCTGCAAAACCAACGTTTGGCCGATGTGCCCGGTCAGCCCAAGCTGTTTGAGCACTTGGCCCGCTTGGCACAAACCGAGTGGAACACCAATGGCCAGGTGGGGCTGGTGGTGGGCGCCACCTTCCCCGCTGAAATTGCACGCGTGCGAGAGTTGGCACCCACAGTGCCGCTGTTGATTCCTGGCGTGGGTGCGCAAGGTGGTGATGCCTATGCCACCGTGAAAGCGGGCAGTACCGCCAATGGCATGGCAGTAATCAACTCATCGCGTGCTATTTTGTATGCATCAAGCGGCACTGACTTTGCCCAAGCAGCCAGAACAGTGGCGCTGTCAACGCGAGACCTGTTAAACACAGCAACAGCCGTCTAG
- a CDS encoding DUF1853 family protein — translation MFKQARQCVCPEVANNAAGQPVWSPLWAHTHQYARDLYWLLKAPAFWPWTEAHARDTAHMFGQALWPRSQDASMAQWLHAQATTPNALVEAVQQALTHKPSAKRLLHLSRQPSQQTDNHAATHSAGQSCVQPNPPRLGRLAEALMDYAVRQSPAFQWQASGVKLFECNAKGEPTATQLGELDYVWRDELGQLVHCELAVKFYALAHESALLGGDWQQSALQAIGPDGHENWQHKWHKLTHQQLTHALPKPWANEPVQRLAHVRGRWFVPARSTYALRQWAATPHANHEQWTALLGQGPWSQALPRGATGEEASTPLAFSGHTARFGPRTTWAQARSLLLPAGWQCRLLQRAEWLGPVSQGHCHDLHDPIGLRSPSVLPGQHPRVQMLGVFAFDELAQAWCEQWRAWIDASVSLQSSHDIYPTAKRGAAHQ, via the coding sequence ATGTTCAAGCAAGCGCGACAGTGCGTGTGCCCGGAAGTGGCCAATAACGCGGCAGGCCAGCCTGTGTGGAGCCCTTTATGGGCGCATACCCATCAATATGCCCGAGACTTGTACTGGCTGCTCAAGGCGCCTGCATTTTGGCCTTGGACTGAGGCTCACGCCCGAGACACTGCACATATGTTTGGCCAGGCCTTGTGGCCGCGCAGCCAGGACGCCAGCATGGCGCAGTGGTTGCATGCACAAGCCACTACCCCCAATGCATTGGTGGAGGCCGTACAACAGGCGCTTACCCACAAGCCAAGTGCCAAGCGCTTGTTACACCTATCCAGACAACCCAGCCAACAGACAGATAACCATGCGGCGACCCACTCAGCCGGCCAAAGCTGTGTACAGCCCAACCCGCCGCGTTTGGGGCGCTTGGCCGAAGCGCTGATGGATTACGCGGTGCGTCAAAGCCCGGCGTTTCAGTGGCAAGCCAGTGGCGTCAAACTGTTTGAATGCAATGCAAAGGGCGAGCCCACCGCTACCCAGTTGGGGGAGTTGGACTATGTGTGGCGCGATGAGCTGGGCCAGTTGGTGCACTGCGAGTTGGCAGTGAAGTTTTATGCGCTGGCGCACGAGTCAGCGCTGCTGGGCGGTGACTGGCAGCAATCTGCGCTGCAAGCCATTGGCCCGGATGGCCACGAAAACTGGCAGCATAAGTGGCACAAACTCACACACCAGCAATTGACCCATGCTCTGCCCAAGCCTTGGGCAAACGAGCCAGTGCAGCGGTTGGCGCATGTGCGCGGTCGTTGGTTTGTGCCTGCACGCAGCACGTATGCGCTGCGGCAGTGGGCCGCCACACCACATGCCAACCATGAGCAATGGACCGCCTTGCTGGGCCAAGGACCTTGGTCACAGGCGCTACCCAGGGGGGCAACAGGTGAAGAAGCCTCAACGCCTTTGGCGTTTAGCGGTCACACCGCCCGGTTTGGGCCGCGCACGACCTGGGCGCAAGCGCGCAGCTTGCTGTTGCCAGCGGGCTGGCAGTGTCGTTTGTTGCAGCGTGCCGAGTGGCTGGGGCCCGTTAGTCAAGGTCATTGTCATGATTTGCATGACCCCATCGGCCTGCGTTCGCCCAGCGTGCTGCCCGGTCAGCACCCGCGTGTGCAAATGCTGGGCGTGTTTGCATTTGACGAGCTTGCGCAGGCTTGGTGTGAGCAGTGGCGCGCGTGGATAGATGCGAGTGTTTCACTACAATCTAGCCATGACATTTACCCAACTGCTAAGCGCGGCGCAGCGCACCAATAA
- a CDS encoding MFS transporter: MTALERRASLSLASVFALRMLGLFVVLPVFALEAMRYTGGLDAAKVGFAMGVYGLTQAFLQIPFGIASDKFGRKPVMLAGLAIFAAGSAVAAMATSLDGLLVGRAVQGAGAISAAVTALLADLTRPQVRTKGMALVGISIAAMFTLSLVLAPVLAGQFGLGGLFVLTAVLALVGMAVVVWWVPPAPEARRHISPLVGLKTVLASRQLWRLNVGVFSLHAIQLAMWLVLPALLVQAGLAKAAHWQVYLPAVIASVLMLGGVLFRLERKGYLRGVLLASIAMLLLVQLGLLAYVGLHITPSVWLLGLLLFGFFLGFNALEASQPSLASKFAPAPVRGAALGVFNTCQSLGFFVGGAVGGALLAWGGAGALFTVTSAWLVLWLCVAWGLQPKLAVH, translated from the coding sequence ATGACTGCGCTTGAGCGGCGCGCCAGCTTGTCGTTGGCGTCTGTGTTTGCCTTGCGCATGCTGGGCTTGTTTGTGGTGCTCCCGGTGTTTGCGCTTGAGGCCATGCGCTACACAGGTGGTTTAGACGCGGCCAAAGTGGGTTTTGCCATGGGCGTTTATGGCCTCACGCAGGCGTTTTTGCAAATTCCGTTCGGCATCGCCAGCGACAAATTTGGCCGCAAGCCTGTGATGTTGGCTGGCTTGGCTATCTTTGCCGCAGGTAGCGCAGTAGCTGCCATGGCGACCAGCCTTGACGGCTTGTTGGTGGGGCGCGCCGTGCAAGGCGCGGGTGCCATCTCGGCGGCCGTCACGGCCTTGTTGGCTGACCTAACCCGCCCACAGGTGCGCACCAAGGGTATGGCCCTGGTGGGCATCAGTATCGCTGCCATGTTCACGCTGTCGCTGGTGTTGGCGCCTGTACTGGCAGGGCAGTTTGGCCTTGGTGGCTTGTTTGTGCTCACAGCCGTACTGGCCTTGGTGGGTATGGCTGTTGTGGTGTGGTGGGTGCCGCCGGCACCTGAGGCCAGGCGTCATATCAGTCCGCTGGTGGGTCTCAAGACCGTGCTGGCCAGCCGTCAGCTGTGGCGCTTGAACGTGGGCGTGTTCAGCTTGCACGCCATACAGCTGGCCATGTGGCTGGTGTTACCAGCCTTGCTGGTGCAGGCTGGCTTGGCCAAGGCAGCGCACTGGCAGGTGTATCTGCCAGCGGTTATTGCCTCGGTGCTGATGCTGGGTGGTGTGCTGTTCCGCCTGGAGCGCAAAGGTTATTTACGCGGCGTGTTGCTGGCGTCCATAGCCATGCTGCTACTGGTACAGCTTGGGTTGCTGGCCTACGTGGGCCTGCACATCACACCCAGTGTGTGGTTGCTGGGCTTGTTGTTGTTTGGCTTCTTTTTGGGCTTTAACGCGCTAGAGGCCAGCCAGCCCAGCTTGGCGTCCAAGTTTGCGCCAGCGCCTGTGCGTGGTGCCGCACTGGGCGTGTTCAACACCTGTCAGTCGTTGGGCTTTTTTGTGGGCGGCGCTGTGGGTGGTGCACTGCTGGCCTGGGGCGGTGCTGGTGCGCTGTTTACAGTAACAAGTGCGTGGTTGGTACTGTGGTTGTGCGTGGCGTGGGGCTTGCAGCCCAAGCTTGCCGTGCACTAA
- a CDS encoding chloride channel protein translates to MQNHEPDFLQNLQHELSDGRAWLGRAVVLGYAALAGLAVVVFTIMSETAFEWFSHGFSHYPWLVLLWIPALTAAIVWLTRQFAPSAAGSGIPQVMAALDPQLPDEHRSYFVSIKVTIAKMVLGAAGMLAGLSMGREGPSVQVAAGVMHDARRWLRPGSAMNEHALLVAGGAAGIAAAFNAPLAGVVFAIEELSRKLESRNSGLIIAAIVLAGLMGVSAFGNYAYFGSMAAPELGLAALLPSVLVVVVCGALGGLFSRLLAASLTGSPDRFSDWRARYPIRFAAGGGLAIAIIGLVSHGATFGAGGEEVKAMLNGESDVSNLYFLLKLVATWITTWCGVPGGIFAPSLSIGAGIGHDIAQFTLGPDQQLILPALIAMGMAGFLAAVTQAPLTSFIIVMEMLDGRPMVLSLMVSAMIASLISRLISRPLYATLSEHMIGKVTGQPVTPSRHD, encoded by the coding sequence ATGCAAAACCACGAACCAGACTTTCTGCAAAATCTGCAACATGAGTTGTCGGATGGTCGAGCGTGGTTGGGCCGTGCCGTCGTATTGGGCTACGCGGCCCTGGCTGGCCTGGCGGTGGTGGTTTTCACCATCATGAGTGAGACCGCTTTTGAATGGTTCTCACACGGGTTTTCGCACTACCCCTGGCTGGTGCTGCTATGGATACCCGCGCTGACTGCCGCTATTGTGTGGCTCACGCGTCAATTTGCACCCAGCGCCGCAGGCTCTGGTATTCCGCAGGTGATGGCCGCGCTGGACCCCCAACTGCCCGACGAGCACCGCTCTTACTTTGTCTCTATCAAAGTCACTATTGCAAAAATGGTGCTGGGCGCTGCTGGCATGTTGGCTGGCCTGTCTATGGGGCGTGAGGGGCCCTCGGTACAGGTAGCTGCTGGCGTGATGCACGACGCCAGACGCTGGCTGCGCCCAGGCTCTGCCATGAACGAGCACGCTTTGCTAGTTGCCGGCGGCGCAGCCGGTATCGCGGCGGCATTTAACGCGCCGCTGGCTGGTGTGGTATTTGCCATTGAAGAGTTGTCGCGCAAGCTTGAGTCGCGCAACAGTGGCCTGATCATCGCGGCGATTGTGCTGGCCGGTTTGATGGGCGTGTCCGCCTTTGGCAACTACGCCTATTTTGGCTCTATGGCCGCGCCTGAGCTGGGCCTCGCCGCGTTGTTGCCCAGCGTCCTGGTCGTCGTGGTTTGCGGCGCACTGGGCGGGCTGTTCTCCAGACTATTGGCTGCCTCGCTCACAGGCTCGCCTGACAGGTTTAGCGACTGGCGCGCGCGATATCCCATTCGCTTTGCTGCCGGTGGCGGCCTGGCCATTGCCATTATTGGTTTGGTCAGCCATGGCGCCACTTTTGGCGCTGGTGGTGAAGAGGTCAAAGCCATGCTCAACGGCGAGTCAGATGTGAGCAACCTGTACTTTTTGCTAAAGCTGGTCGCCACATGGATTACCACGTGGTGTGGCGTGCCCGGCGGTATTTTTGCGCCTTCTTTGTCTATTGGTGCTGGCATTGGCCACGACATTGCGCAGTTCACCCTGGGCCCCGATCAGCAGCTGATACTGCCAGCCCTGATTGCCATGGGCATGGCTGGCTTTTTGGCTGCGGTCACGCAAGCGCCGTTGACATCCTTCATCATCGTGATGGAAATGCTAGATGGCCGCCCCATGGTGTTGTCACTAATGGTTTCAGCCATGATCGCCAGCTTGATTTCACGTCTTATCAGCCGGCCGCTTTATGCCACCTTGTCAGAACACATGATTGGCAAGGTAACCGGCCAACCCGTCACACCCAGCCGCCACGATTGA
- the tsaB gene encoding tRNA (adenosine(37)-N6)-threonylcarbamoyltransferase complex dimerization subunit type 1 TsaB produces the protein MQHVLVIESSTDRLSLALQSAGRVYAFDGEGAAAASSTMLARIADLLSQAGIAVAQLDVIAFGQGPGAFTGLRAACAVAQGLAVSARPGGIEVVPVNTLMACAQAARTQLGSSTPMVIGACMDARMGEIYTATYALTESDGSTTLPQQLAAPALVKPADLLATNAQAQHLCGNALAVYGAELGEHAQRVSWCPALPTACAMLTLVPALIASGAAVPAAMARPLYVRDKVALTTAQRMQAKAEQAAAQ, from the coding sequence ATGCAGCATGTTTTAGTAATCGAATCCAGTACAGACCGCTTATCGCTGGCCTTGCAAAGTGCGGGGCGCGTGTATGCGTTTGACGGTGAGGGCGCAGCGGCTGCGTCGTCCACCATGTTGGCGCGCATTGCAGACCTGTTGTCGCAGGCTGGCATTGCGGTGGCGCAGCTGGATGTTATTGCGTTTGGGCAGGGCCCTGGCGCGTTTACGGGCTTGCGCGCGGCTTGTGCGGTGGCGCAAGGCTTGGCCGTGTCGGCGCGCCCGGGTGGCATTGAGGTGGTGCCGGTCAACACGCTTATGGCTTGCGCTCAGGCCGCGCGCACGCAGTTGGGCAGCAGCACGCCCATGGTGATTGGTGCGTGCATGGACGCGCGCATGGGTGAAATTTATACGGCGACCTATGCGTTGACTGAGTCAGACGGCAGCACCACGCTACCCCAGCAATTGGCCGCACCTGCCCTGGTCAAGCCGGCAGACTTGTTGGCTACCAACGCGCAGGCGCAACACTTGTGTGGCAATGCACTGGCGGTGTACGGCGCGGAGTTGGGCGAGCACGCGCAGCGGGTATCGTGGTGTCCAGCCTTGCCCACCGCTTGCGCCATGCTCACGCTGGTACCTGCATTGATAGCCAGCGGCGCTGCGGTGCCAGCGGCCATGGCGCGCCCCCTTTATGTGCGGGACAAAGTGGCACTGACTACAGCGCAGCGCATGCAAGCCAAGGCTGAGCAAGCCGCCGCACAGTGA
- the rimI gene encoding ribosomal protein S18-alanine N-acetyltransferase, translated as MSSNDVAVIADLEKAAYTHPWTHNHLQDAVAHRNHAQLLVSEPLPGELPTWHNSQGQVIVGYFVAMMGVDEAHLLNITVAPTFRRQGWATVMMQALAVWAQGHNAQTLWLEVRMSNQAAIALYTGLGFAPVGVRKRYYPLNKTQREDAQVMRLPLADWRMPK; from the coding sequence ATGTCGTCCAACGACGTGGCGGTCATTGCCGACCTTGAGAAAGCCGCCTACACCCACCCGTGGACGCACAATCATTTACAAGACGCCGTGGCGCACCGCAACCACGCACAACTGTTGGTGAGTGAGCCGCTACCTGGCGAGTTGCCTACCTGGCATAACAGCCAAGGCCAGGTCATAGTGGGTTATTTTGTGGCCATGATGGGCGTGGATGAGGCGCACTTGTTAAACATCACGGTAGCCCCCACGTTTAGACGCCAGGGCTGGGCTACTGTGATGATGCAAGCGCTTGCTGTATGGGCGCAAGGTCACAATGCCCAAACGCTTTGGTTAGAGGTGCGCATGAGCAACCAAGCGGCTATTGCGCTGTACACCGGCCTTGGCTTTGCGCCTGTTGGCGTGCGCAAGCGCTACTACCCTTTGAACAAAACCCAGCGCGAAGATGCGCAAGTGATGCGTTTGCCACTGGCCGACTGGCGCATGCCAAAATAG